One part of the Moraxella sp. FZFQ2102 genome encodes these proteins:
- a CDS encoding IS3 family transposase, whose product MIINKITVIDELRQIYPLKQLLTYLGVAKATFYYHLKQFKQKDKHQDIKDAIKKIYHTHQGRYGYRRITLALKQLGFVINHKKVWRLMSQMGLKARIRSKRRFSAYQGKVGKIADNVLKRDFKADRPNQKWATDVTEFKVLDKQGNVKKLYLSPIMDLFNGEIVSYCMKDKPIYQLVDEMLKDALGKLKADEAPILHSDQGWHYQMQNYQQTLKDNNIIQSMSRKGNCLDNAVIESFFGTLKEEIFFHDKHQRRFTSIDELKQAIDEYIHYYNHDRIKSKLKGLSPVKYRRLVLDQTT is encoded by the coding sequence ATCATCATCAATAAAATCACAGTGATTGACGAGCTAAGGCAGATTTATCCATTAAAACAATTACTGACTTATCTTGGTGTTGCCAAAGCAACCTTTTATTATCACTTAAAGCAATTCAAGCAAAAGGATAAACATCAAGACATCAAAGATGCAATCAAAAAGATATATCACACCCATCAAGGCAGGTATGGGTATCGCAGAATCACCCTTGCCTTAAAACAGTTAGGCTTTGTCATCAATCATAAAAAAGTGTGGCGACTGATGAGCCAAATGGGACTGAAAGCACGGATTCGCTCTAAACGCAGATTTAGTGCTTATCAGGGTAAGGTGGGTAAAATCGCTGATAATGTACTCAAGCGTGATTTTAAAGCAGATCGACCCAACCAAAAATGGGCGACTGATGTCACTGAGTTTAAAGTGTTGGATAAACAAGGTAATGTCAAAAAGCTTTACTTGTCTCCCATCATGGATTTGTTTAATGGAGAAATTGTTAGCTATTGCATGAAAGACAAACCCATTTATCAATTGGTCGATGAGATGTTAAAAGATGCTTTGGGCAAGCTTAAAGCAGATGAAGCACCAATATTGCATTCAGATCAAGGCTGGCACTACCAAATGCAAAATTATCAACAAACCTTAAAAGACAACAACATCATTCAAAGTATGTCAAGAAAGGGTAATTGCTTGGATAATGCGGTGATAGAAAGCTTCTTTGGCACATTAAAAGAAGAAATCTTCTTTCATGACAAACATCAAAGAAGATTTACCTCCATTGATGAGCTTAAACAAGCGATTGATGAGTACATCCATTACTACAATCATGATAGAATAAAGAGTAAACTAAAAGGACTAAGTCCTGTAAAATACAGGCGCTTAGTCCTTGACCAAACCACTTAA
- a CDS encoding helix-turn-helix domain-containing protein, with protein sequence MTKYTIDFKLEVIDHYLTGHSYHNTANSFGIKRSIVQNWVRLYQTHGVDGIRIRKSKASYSPEFKHTAVLQLLAGKSIRTLAIELNISNPSVLFQWLKAYQNHGIIGLTPKPKGRKSVPKTSKAKQTSKLDEQKTHAELIAELQYLRMENDILKKLEALERQQRKSKSSSIKSQ encoded by the coding sequence ATGACCAAATACACAATTGACTTTAAACTTGAAGTCATTGATCATTATTTAACAGGACATAGTTACCACAACACAGCCAACTCTTTTGGTATTAAACGCTCTATTGTCCAAAACTGGGTGAGACTCTACCAAACTCATGGTGTTGATGGTATTCGTATCAGAAAGAGCAAAGCTAGTTATTCACCAGAATTCAAACACACTGCAGTATTACAACTACTTGCTGGTAAATCCATACGCACTTTGGCGATTGAATTAAATATCAGCAACCCAAGTGTGCTGTTTCAATGGTTAAAAGCCTATCAAAATCATGGTATCATAGGACTGACTCCCAAACCCAAAGGTAGAAAATCTGTGCCTAAAACCAGCAAAGCAAAGCAAACATCCAAACTTGATGAACAAAAGACCCATGCTGAATTGATTGCTGAACTGCAGTACTTACGCATGGAGAATGACATCTTAAAAAAGTTAGAAGCCTTGGAGCGTCAGCAAAGAAAAAGCAAATCATCATCAATAAAATCACAGTGA
- a CDS encoding LysR family transcriptional regulator: MFNFRLIRHLYLFTIVAQEGSIGRAAERLGMSQPPLTEHIKTLESNLGTVLFHRSKSGVQLTSTGQRILPKAQLFVQQMMTLQQEIDDVLKGVNHTIRVGAITQSMTQMLPRLMDEFGKRYPDTKIIVQEINSAGATALLADGHIDVALVRAPLDGHQAVGIRSIPIKNDTLCAVLPKSHPLAKADTLKLSTLAQESFVMHKRSVSPKSFDEVIGACKSVGFEPKIYAETTSAVAQIAMVSCSELVALVPESLANFAGDSGFIPLTDDDGKPIIITAIVLLSRQDDHATEYFCQHILECGLSSD, encoded by the coding sequence ATGTTTAACTTTCGGCTCATTCGCCATCTATACCTATTCACCATCGTCGCCCAAGAAGGCAGCATCGGTCGTGCTGCTGAGCGACTGGGTATGTCGCAGCCGCCATTGACTGAGCATATCAAGACGCTTGAGAGCAATCTTGGCACTGTGCTATTTCACCGATCCAAATCAGGCGTGCAGCTGACCAGTACAGGTCAGCGGATATTGCCCAAAGCACAGCTGTTCGTGCAGCAGATGATGACGCTACAACAAGAAATCGATGACGTGCTAAAAGGCGTCAATCACACCATCCGTGTCGGTGCGATTACCCAGTCGATGACACAGATGCTCCCACGGCTCATGGATGAATTTGGCAAACGCTATCCCGACACCAAAATTATCGTCCAAGAGATCAATAGCGCAGGGGCAACCGCCCTACTTGCTGATGGTCACATCGATGTGGCACTGGTGCGCGCACCGCTTGATGGTCATCAAGCTGTCGGGATTCGTAGCATCCCCATCAAAAATGACACACTGTGTGCCGTCCTACCAAAATCCCATCCGCTCGCCAAGGCAGATACACTTAAGCTATCGACACTGGCACAAGAAAGCTTTGTAATGCATAAGCGTTCTGTCAGTCCAAAATCCTTTGATGAAGTCATCGGTGCGTGTAAATCCGTCGGCTTTGAGCCAAAAATCTATGCCGAAACCACATCAGCCGTCGCCCAAATCGCCATGGTCAGCTGTAGTGAGCTTGTGGCACTCGTGCCTGAAAGCTTGGCAAATTTTGCTGGTGATAGTGGCTTTATCCCCCTGACCGATGATGATGGCAAGCCAATTATCATCACCGCCATCGTTCTACTGTCACGACAGGATGATCATGCGACAGAGTATTTCTGTCAGCATATTCTTGAGTGTGGCTTATCAAGTGACTGA
- a CDS encoding LysE family transporter, with protein sequence MFGITDLMAYVLTVSVLIALPGPNSMFCFGTALTHGFAKARFAIMGTFLGNGTLIVASALGAGALLSRYPFLFGAIKMAGAVYLTYLGARLLINLLKCQKPKSQHTGHTNPTPNPTTDAAKAIQTHTSVRPITLFKKSLLIALLNPKGLVFFPAVMIQFVATDTTSPMIILLVLGMIFQCCSLMFLLILTKCSGLIGQKLNQFAWLNRLGQAGAGLIFLGFAARLAMA encoded by the coding sequence ATGTTTGGTATCACGGATTTGATGGCTTATGTATTGACGGTGTCGGTGTTGATTGCTTTACCAGGGCCAAACTCGATGTTTTGTTTTGGCACGGCGTTGACACATGGTTTTGCCAAGGCGAGATTTGCCATCATGGGGACTTTTTTGGGCAATGGTACGCTGATTGTGGCATCGGCATTGGGTGCAGGGGCGCTACTTAGCCGTTATCCATTTTTATTCGGTGCGATCAAGATGGCAGGGGCGGTGTATTTGACTTATTTGGGCGCTCGTCTTTTGATAAACCTGCTAAAGTGCCAAAAGCCAAAGTCTCAGCATACAGGCCACACCAATCCTACGCCAAACCCAACCACTGATGCAGCCAAAGCGATACAGACACACACATCAGTACGCCCAATCACGCTATTTAAAAAATCGCTGCTCATCGCACTATTAAACCCCAAAGGCCTGGTGTTTTTCCCTGCGGTGATGATTCAGTTTGTGGCGACAGATACGACCAGCCCAATGATCATTTTGTTGGTGTTGGGTATGATTTTTCAATGTTGTAGCTTGATGTTTTTACTGATTTTAACCAAATGTTCAGGCTTGATAGGTCAAAAGCTAAATCAGTTTGCTTGGCTCAATCGCCTAGGTCAAGCAGGTGCAGGGCTGATTTTCTTGGGATTTGCAGCAAGACTTGCGATGGCGTGA
- a CDS encoding FAD-dependent oxidoreductase has product MTARLHNDFQFLDTPRTDPSKKSIESRKTKFIEIYKPFDQKSATEQAHRCLECGNPYCEWKCPVHNYIPNWLKLATEGLIEQAAELCHTTNTLPEVCGRVCPQDRLCEGACTLNDGYGAVTIGNIEKYINDTAFERGWRPNMSNVVWTDKRVAVIGAGPAGLGCADILVRNGVRPVVFDKRPEIGGLLTFGIPEFKMEKEVMMRRREIFTDMGIEFRLNTEVGKDITIEEILTEFDAVFMGMGTYTYMRGGFAGEDLDGVYDALDFLIGNVNHCHGWQSDAEPYIDMNGKRVVVLGGGDTAMDCNRTSIRQQAASVTCAYRRDEDSMPGSKREVTNAREEGVNFLFNRQPVEIVGENGKVTGVKVVTTTLGEPDANGRRSAVIVEGSEEILPADAVVLAFGFRPSPADWFGTQGIEMHADGRVIAAEKQTYKFQTSNPKIFAGGDMVRGSDLVVTAIWEGREAAKGILDYLEV; this is encoded by the coding sequence ATGACTGCTCGCTTACATAATGATTTTCAGTTCTTGGATACGCCACGTACCGATCCAAGCAAAAAATCCATCGAATCTCGTAAAACTAAGTTTATCGAGATTTACAAACCATTTGACCAAAAATCAGCCACCGAGCAAGCGCACCGCTGCCTTGAGTGCGGCAACCCGTATTGCGAATGGAAATGCCCTGTACATAACTACATTCCAAACTGGCTAAAGCTTGCCACTGAAGGCTTGATCGAGCAAGCTGCCGAGCTGTGCCACACCACCAACACCCTGCCCGAAGTCTGTGGTCGCGTCTGCCCACAAGACCGCCTGTGTGAAGGCGCGTGTACGCTGAACGACGGCTATGGCGCGGTGACGATCGGTAATATCGAAAAATACATCAACGACACCGCCTTTGAGCGCGGCTGGCGACCAAATATGAGCAATGTCGTCTGGACGGACAAGCGCGTCGCAGTCATCGGCGCAGGTCCTGCAGGTCTTGGCTGTGCGGATATCTTGGTGCGTAATGGCGTGCGTCCCGTGGTGTTTGACAAACGCCCTGAAATCGGCGGTCTTTTGACTTTCGGTATTCCAGAATTTAAGATGGAAAAAGAAGTGATGATGCGCCGTCGTGAGATTTTCACCGACATGGGCATCGAGTTTCGCCTAAATACCGAAGTTGGCAAAGACATCACTATTGAAGAAATCTTAACTGAGTTTGACGCTGTATTTATGGGTATGGGTACTTATACCTATATGCGCGGCGGCTTTGCAGGTGAAGATTTGGACGGTGTGTATGACGCACTGGATTTCTTGATTGGTAATGTCAATCACTGCCACGGCTGGCAAAGTGATGCTGAGCCGTACATCGATATGAATGGCAAACGCGTTGTGGTATTGGGCGGTGGTGATACCGCGATGGACTGCAACCGTACAAGCATCCGCCAACAAGCTGCATCGGTCACTTGCGCCTACCGCCGCGATGAAGACAGTATGCCGGGCTCTAAGCGTGAAGTCACCAACGCACGCGAAGAAGGCGTGAATTTCCTATTCAATCGCCAACCTGTCGAGATCGTCGGCGAAAATGGCAAAGTCACGGGCGTCAAAGTCGTCACCACCACGCTTGGCGAGCCTGATGCCAATGGTCGCAGAAGCGCGGTGATCGTCGAAGGCTCAGAAGAGATCTTGCCTGCTGATGCAGTGGTCTTGGCATTCGGTTTTCGCCCAAGCCCTGCCGATTGGTTCGGCACCCAAGGCATCGAGATGCACGCCGATGGCCGCGTGATCGCTGCTGAGAAGCAAACCTACAAATTCCAAACCAGCAACCCAAAAATCTTCGCTGGTGGTGATATGGTGCGCGGCTCAGACCTTGTTGTGACTGCGATTTGGGAAGGTCGCGAAGCCGCCAAAGGCATCTTGGATTATCTGGAAGTCTAA